Genomic DNA from Microcoleus sp. AS-A8:
CAAGCCGCCCCTATATCTCCATTGAATTCAACACTATTAGCTGCTCCTTATATTGATGGTGAAGCTTACAAATTAGTATTTTCAGATACAAACGGATTTTATCAAGAGTTAGCTGATGCTCTGAAGTCTAATAAAGAAGTCAAAATTAGCACAAACTACAAAAGCTATGCTGATTTACCCCCTAGATTGAAGAATATTTTTAAACTTGATTCATCTGAAGTAAATTTTTCTGAAAAGAAAGATACCAGTTGCCCTCCCTTTGCTGCTTGCGCCCCAATCCACTACGCTCCAATTTCTCCAGATTCATCAATCCACTACGCTCCTATGACTCCGAGCGTACCACAGCTTACAGAAGCGCCTGCAACCATAAACTATAAGGCAATCTTTTTCCTGGGAAGCATAGCTATTGGAGCTACAGCAGGAGCAGGAATTGGAACATTTTTTGGAGGAATTGGAGCAGCTCCAGGAGCTGTAGTTGGTGGTGTTTTTGGTTTAGTTTCTGGTGTTGTTGCAGAAGCTTTTACTAATCAGGATCATATAGCAACCATCAAAATTAACGCCAACGGAGAGTTAATTATCAGCATTGAGCCTGCCCAGTCCTTAGCCTAACGGCATCACAAATATCAGCATTAAATAGTGAAGCTGAAGAAAATTATGGAAACAGAACAGACATGGAACCCTAATATCCCCGATCAAGAAGTTCGACTAAGGAACAACCCTGGTCGTCGGGGACTTACTACGGGAACAACAAAAGAATCTGGTGGTCGTTTGTTGGTTCTTATTAATTTTGGTCCTAATGAAAAAACTTACAAGCGTTACGAACAACTAGAACTTTGTAATCAACCGGAAGGAATCAAAGATTTAATAGAAGCAGGGCGATTTGGGACTCCTGACGATTTGCGACGCATTTTGACTTTTGAAAAAGTCAAAGGGCACTTGACAAATGTATTCTACAGCATGGAGTCAAGTAATACTGATTTCTATGCTTATCAATTCAAACCTGTCCTGAAATTTCTCGATTCTCCAGTTGGACGCTTACTAATTGCCGATGAAGTTGGTCTTGGTAAAACTGTAGAATCCGTTTATATTTGGAAAGAGCTCCAGGCACGAGAAGATGCCAGACGATTACTAATCGTCTGCCCTGCAATGTTAAGAGATAAATGGAAAAACGATTTATTGTCTCGTTTTAATATCTCTGCTGAAGTTGCTGATACAAGGAAATTACTAGAAAAAGTACACCTTTGCCTAAATAATAGAAACTCTCAAGCACTCTCATTTATCCAGATTCTCAGTCTTGAAAGCTTGCGTCCTCCCAAAAATTGGGAAGATTTGGATGAAGAAGATGTCAAAGACCCCAAAGCAGAACTCGCTTGGTTACTTAATCAAAACAAAGCAACAGATGAGTTTGGCATTTTTGATTTAGTCATTATTGATGAAGCTCATTACCTCCGAAATCCAGAGACAGCTAGCCATAAACTAGGAAATATTTTACGAGAGGCGGCACGTCATCTCCTATTACTAACAGCAACTCCAATCCAAATTCATAGTGATAATCTATTCCAGCTCCTTAAACTCATCAGTCCTGAAGACTTTTTTGACCCATCAGTCTTTGAAAAAATGCTGAATGCTAATAAGCCAGTGATTGAAGCGCAAAAACTGATTTGGCGAAATCCACCTGACCTAGATGGTACAAAAGAAGCAATCGAGCAAGCAATTCAATCTGACTATTTCTCAAATAACTTGAGACTTCAGCAGGCATATGCAGAACTAAAGGACGTTGAAATCCTAGAACTTGAAACACAAGTGCGACTGCGTCAGGTTTTAGAAAGCTCGTCTCTGTTTGGTCAGTTCATGACCAGAAGTCGGAAACGAGATGTTATGGAAGACCGAGTCAAACGTTCTCCCCAACCCTTAACAGTGGATTTCTCACCATTAGAGAAACAGGTATATGACTATGTAACCCACCAGATTCGCCAACAAGCTCGCGGGCAGCAAGGAGTAGCTCTGTTCAGGCTAATTGCACGCCAGCGACAAATGGCAAGCTGTATGGTAGCAGCGCTACAGGCTTGGAAAAACAAAGGTGTATTAGATGAGCTATTACAGGAAGAAAACAATTTACTTTGGGAAGATTTGGGTATTTGGGAAGACGATGAATTTGAACTTCCAGAATGGCCTTTTATAGAAGTAGATGTTGACTTTGATGAACTCAAAAAAATAGATACAAAATATAACGAATTAATTATTTTTCTTCGAGCTGAACTTGAGAAGAACTCCATAGAGAAATTTGTTTTATTTGCTTATTTCCGGGGAACTCTTGATTACCTACAAGAACGACT
This window encodes:
- a CDS encoding SNF2-related protein, whose translation is METEQTWNPNIPDQEVRLRNNPGRRGLTTGTTKESGGRLLVLINFGPNEKTYKRYEQLELCNQPEGIKDLIEAGRFGTPDDLRRILTFEKVKGHLTNVFYSMESSNTDFYAYQFKPVLKFLDSPVGRLLIADEVGLGKTVESVYIWKELQAREDARRLLIVCPAMLRDKWKNDLLSRFNISAEVADTRKLLEKVHLCLNNRNSQALSFIQILSLESLRPPKNWEDLDEEDVKDPKAELAWLLNQNKATDEFGIFDLVIIDEAHYLRNPETASHKLGNILREAARHLLLLTATPIQIHSDNLFQLLKLISPEDFFDPSVFEKMLNANKPVIEAQKLIWRNPPDLDGTKEAIEQAIQSDYFSNNLRLQQAYAELKDVEILELETQVRLRQVLESSSLFGQFMTRSRKRDVMEDRVKRSPQPLTVDFSPLEKQVYDYVTHQIRQQARGQQGVALFRLIARQRQMASCMVAALQAWKNKGVLDELLQEENNLLWEDLGIWEDDEFELPEWPFIEVDVDFDELKKIDTKYNELIIFLRAELEKNSIEKFVLFAYFRGTLDYLQERLEADGIQTCLIRGGMGQEKQAVLQKFRDGQPSVLLSSEVGSEGIDLQFCRFIINYDLPWNPMRVEQRIGRLDRIGQKSDRISIVHFSIKNTIEEYILSRLYERINIFEESIGDLEEILGEETEQLISEFFNSSLTEEEIKQRTDDTIIAIANKKAEQEDLESEAINMMAFSDYILSTINKSREQGRWLKPEELKAFVEDFFKLQYPGTVIVPKSNQVFEISLSEQAKVNLRLFCEQRRFSTPTRLYHPGQQPIPCFFESKMAGTMGKENHELLDPTHPFIQWIQHKYEPESKNETGSQTFHRVSASQLSSEELGIPQGIYVYVIHRWQFEGLRKENRLVYKVIRLEDSQELPDDTAETLISTISLRADQRPNVVNLVDVNLVLNAYEQSEDCLQEAFFEAEEAFRIENTDWCNVQERSAIAYAERKRQELEERIANFRAENKLRTIPLEEGRLRKVEQDLRTTLSKIAQKREEISSSNPALAAGVIFVKD